DNA from Carassius gibelio isolate Cgi1373 ecotype wild population from Czech Republic chromosome B8, carGib1.2-hapl.c, whole genome shotgun sequence:
tttaattaatattcagtCATTTGGTaagactttacaataaggtttaataTGATGACATtagtttattacattatttaacataaactaacaatgaacaattattcaatagcatttattaatatgttaatttcaacatttactaattttattttatttttatcaaaagctgttttgataacattaatgtACGGTGAGCATGAAGAATGAACAATTATAGTTTACTAATAGCAAAGAttaataaagattgttttaaatatatattgctcattgttagttcatgttaggtAAAGcttttactaatgttaacaaataggaCCCGGCAAGAAATTTACCAgcaattttataaaattacaataataataataatatatgcatatataaatatgtaaaataatatgcaATGCACATAAGCATATTTTGTACTTTGAATATTttccataaatatttaaatattaaacattttgttttgacaTTCAACAAATTCCTAATGCATATAtggaataatatataattttattattattattataaataaatttaacttTTTTGAATCACCGGTCAAAACAGAAAGCATTCTAGCTAACATGAGCAAGTCAGTACTTGAATATGCAAAATGAAAGAAAGATGTCAGTCTGCTCAGTCAAATACAGCTCAGTAGCAGATTTGAACTCCAAAATTATAAACTGGGAATAATTGTTATATCATATCATTACATGCATCAAAAGAGCAATATGATATGACCTGATTCAAATCAAATGTGTGTCCCTCACCTCTCATTCCTTGGGAATTCCCACAGTATATAAGAAGTGGCGGGACACAAAGAGAAGACACAGCAAGGAGGAGCACATTCTCTTCCCACACTGCCTTTACCCTGGAGATGGTCAGATCCCCCTCACTAACCCCAGCTCCCCCTACCCCCCTCCCTGACTTCCCTCCACTTCCATCTTTTTCAATGTAggctgatttaattaaatatacccAGCAGCACCACCCTGGACCTCACCCGCTAGGGTGGGACCTCTAGCTGTGGCACTGGGAGACATTGTCATTTACTGcttgtagacacacacacataaacacacaagttCGATCAAGCCTACGTTTTCCCAATGTGGAAGGTTAACCCATTCCTGACAAACACAATGCGTTGACCTGACATTTCAAACTTCACTACTCTATCAGAAAGCACTTTGCTGTTTAGAGGGCCCTCTCATATTTAATGTGATCAAAGCTTTTCAGAATAACTATTTTCATGAGCCAAGAATGCATGCAGTTTTAAAACCACAACATTTTTAGAATtcataataaaattgtaaaacattttaaaataaattttttactgCCCACAAACACTTTTCCATAGACATTCGTTTTCTTTCATAATCAATGCAacctaataatacattttcctttttctgCCCATTGATCATGGTGCTACCGTATGTATAAATCAACCATCGTGTCACTGTATGTGAGAGTTATTCAAACATCAATCTGCTCTTCATCAATCTTAGAATCCCAACCCTTATTTACAGTTTTGGATAATATCTACTGAATGTGGATTGAGACAATGGCAATTAATTTAGTGATGATATTGCCATTGGGAAAGGGCGGGTATTTTGTTTTAGGGGGTGGGAAGGAGCCAAATCGCAGACATGTTGCCACGGTGATAAGGTACTCCCTGCCGCCGTCGGGTCTCGGACAAACAGGGAGCCATGGAGACTGGATAGTGACAGACAAAGTGACAAGTCCACAAGGATAGTAGGTCAACCTTGAGCTCAATTCCTCAAACTTCCATAGGGATGTCAGGCACTTAATGTAATGTACGTCAGCCAATTAAACTAATGAGAATGATCACGGATGGTGTCCAGCCATCGCTAACTTCCATTCTGTACAGCTTTTGATAATTGAAGTTACCATAAACTTTACAACGTTTCAATACACTTTCAATTTAGTACAATATTCAACGTTGCAACTATCTTTTCTTTGCTAATGTTGGGATGGGGTTTATGCTATGAGACTGCAGTAAAACTAACTGGGGTCCCTGATTCAGTTCCCTGCTGTTTAGGGTCAGGAGTCTGATCAAACTCAATGTCAGTGTGCCCATTGTGTACATGGCACTAGTGTTAGTTATAGGAATCTCCATAGTGACAAGGAAAGGGAGACAGAGTGGCGGCATGGAATACTCAGCACAATCCAGGACTGCATACTGCGTACATGTACTTTTGACATTGATTCTACAGTAATATGTGGAGAGTTGCCAACTCTTCTTCTAAATACCACTGTTTATCAAGGTAAATAATAATTCCCTCTCTGCGTTCACAATTAATCCTATATTGAAAAACTTACATCTtactaaaaatattatattaaaatattaacattgatCTGGTAGTTTGCGCCTGCACTGCGGTTTTTAACCTTTAAAGCATTTGTCCAAATGAGTAACTCGAATCCGAGTGTTAGAGTAACCAATTACATAATGGACCTGCAGAAGGCAATATGATCTGACATAATACGAAATAGGATCTTTGTTTGAAATGTTTGTAAATTGTAACACAGTTAGTAAACACTGGATTATAATCACGTTAGTTCTCTAATCTGGgggatttttagatattttttttaatccattgcaACAAAGTTTGTTATGAATCAAACATTTTCTACCCATaccgaaaaaagaaagaaaagtgtttAAGATATGGCAAAGGAAAGTAATGTTTGAAAAAATCTATATtcacagatataaaaaaaaaaaaaaaaaaaaaaaaacatttgtagatGTCTCTCAGGGGGGTTTGGGACCTGTTTCCAGTCTGTTCAAGGAATCATAATCTCGTTTATACAGAAACAGACTCAGTGTCGCCTCTTTAGGCACGGCGAGGGATTTAACTGCAGCTTTGTAATACAAGTGTGTCACCTAGTGGATAGATGAAGTGATTATGTTAATGTAGAATTTGTGTCCTGCAATGTCAAAATGTTAGATTTGTaaaacatatctatctatctatctatctatctatctatctatctatctatctatctatctatctatctatctatctatctatctatctatctatctatctatctataattatTGCTGTGATCAAGGTACTTAATCCCATCTGCCACCATGATCTTATTGAGAAGATAGCATATTGCTAAAAATTCAATAGCCTATATTAAGAACGGTCAGTCAGAGTATGTGCATGCACTACTGCCTTCGAAacatccaaattattttaataaatatttttaattattattaaatattattcattttaataagttatttcaaaaatatatggTATACACTAGTATATTTTATACACTTCtatctttctattttaataatttgaccTCTAGTCTAAAATTGTGACGTTTAATATTTACAATCCTGATTTACAATTTAAAGGGGGAAAGCCGCATCTGTATTGTTATTGGCTTAAAAGCGGAAATGACGCATTGCCAATCGGTGGCGGGAACGTGCTACTTGCAGAATTCAGAGTTTACAGCACTGACTGTATTTCTTCTGCTCAAAGCATTtaaacctgaaatatttcattaaattaacCGTCAGGTAACTTATGCACTtcgttgtatttttttttttttttatcagatatcGGTTGGGTTATGAGGCTGTCCAGAAGCTTTTATTATAGAACACAATCAGGTGCGCAAACATCACCGGCGGATGTTACAGTAAGACCGCGTGAGACAGAGGATTCTCCTAacggtaaaaatatatatatattttaaaatgagctTTTTCAATCTAGACCGGTTCCGTTTCCAAAGGGACAACGCAACAGAGAGACACTTTAAATCTTCGGACGGATCCAGCTCGGATAAGGAGAATAAACCGGGTGAGTAAACACTGCCATTTCTCATCCGGGGCTTTTTTTCAGCTTTCATAATGGATATTTCTGAAAACCTAATGTGCTTTCTGCCTAGACAGCCTGTTTTATCTGTGATTATGTTGGTAAGAGATGGAATGCGAGTTTGTAATGCACTGTAGCTGTAATTTTAAGCCAATTTCCAGGTTCTAAGTGTGGGTGGTCACTGACAAGATTTTTCTCTTCTCACCTTTGTTTTGTGGTTGACGCTGATTTTCGAAATAACCGGCTCTCTATTTTTGTTAACCACTATAATAGACCCCTTGTATAGCATATTATTAGCAGTTGTCATGTTACAAGGATGCAGTCACAGCATGTTGTATTCCAAAATGTCTTGATTCATTCTTGAATTTTCTGTTTCCAGCCCACCAAAGAAAGACAGATGGTCGATGTGCATCAGGCAAGGCATCAAGACACGCATTAGAGGATGTTTCTGCAGATGACAAAGTTGTCAGGATGAGCAAGTAAGCGAGACTGAGTTTGTCAGAAGTGAGGCTGTAGCTTGTCTTCTCTTGGACACATTTCCTGCtccacactgttttttttttttttttttttttttgtgatatttcaaGCTTGCTGATTGCATTATGAGAGTTGTTAACTATGTAAGCGTTCACTATCTAGTCTGTAATAAGTGATAACATGCAGCTATTTCACAGGGACACAACATCAGAGTCCGAGAACCAGATTAGCAAGGATATGGAGGACAAAATCATCAAACTAATGGAAATATTCCCTCAGAAGAGCAAGAAAGATCTACTGGAGGTAATTAGTCCCTTGTTGATGCAATATCAATTAATAAAGCAGGTGAACACTGGATTTTATCCTGTTGTGTCTCTTGATATTGTTACAGGTAGTTGAAAGCACTAGCACACTAGAAGGAGCTGTAGCACATTGTTTGATGATTTACGGAGATCACGGTAggccgttttatttatttatttgcatgaacAAACTTCTGCTTGTTACACATTCATCCATACATTTAATTCTCTGTAATACTCCATTATTGTCTGTCAAGTCACAGCATTCTCCAGTCAGACATGTTTGCATTTTTTGTGCATCTTTTATGCAAATGTAATTAAAAGAAGATTTGTAATTCAGAtacaatattgtaatttattgaaaTCAAAACTGTCTTATATGTGCAGATGCAGGCAGACGGAAAGGCAAAGCAGGGCATAGTGAAGATGATGATAACGATCAGCCGAAGAAAAGGAGAAAAATTGTGGTGAGTAAGCCATTTGAATCAATGCTTTAAACCCAACATCTCCTTAATGTAGTGAACTCACTTTTAAATGGCTGTTGACTCGGAATTAGCATTCAGAAtctgaagaggaggaagaagattCTGATGATGAGGAGAGTCAGGAGCCAAGCAGAGCAAAACAAGAGGCTCTGTTAAAAAAGCTGAAGAAAAAACTGCCTGATATAGAAAAAGAGGTAGGTTTAAACAGTTTAAAGTTCTATTGATGCAAAGCATTGCAATGTTCTGGTGAGTTTAAGTGTCTTTAATTTCTCTCATAGGTGCTGAGAGATGTCCTGAGAGAGCATGACTGGGACTATGAGAATGCCTTGGGTTCACTGCTTGTGTTTTCATCAACAGGTGATTATTACTGCATTTCAGTCACAGCTGAAGGTTTAGTCCACATAGAAATTTTAGTATGAAAATGATCCGACTTTAAGCCATCCATGCTTTATTACTTAAAATTTAGATTCAAGTTCACCAGATGATCAGAGACAAAAGTCAAAATCACATCACTCCAGGGAAAAAAAGGACAAGAGCTCTCAAAAGCCTGACGGCTCATCTAGCCTGTCGAGATGGCTGACGACTGCACCCTCTCCCGTGCCAAAAGTCTCTAGTGTGTCTACTCCAAAACCACAAAAATCAGCAGTCAGCCAAAGCACGTCTAAAAACACGTCCTTTAAGTGGAAGAGGGACGATGAATCGCCATTAAATGATGTCAGTGCCTCTGAGGATGAAGAGGAGATTGACAGTGATGTTGAGAGTATCTCTGATGATCTGGACTCGGAGGATGAGGACAGCATCTCGGGCAATCTCCAGGACAAGATCATTGAGTTTCTCCAAGAAGCTTCCCTAGATGAGCTTGCGCTAATATCTGGCTGCTCATTCAAAAAAGCCCAGAAGATCATTTCGCTGAGGCCTTTCAACACTTGGAAAGATGTGGTAAGAATCTAATGTGTGGACTCTGAGCTGCCATGTTAATTGTCACTGAATTGTGCTATTGTGGTTGAGTGAATTTGGAAGTGCTCAAAGGGGATTAGTTATTGTGGCTGTGAAGGCAGTGATTCATAATTGGCTGGTTTGTATTCATGCCCGCAGACAGATTGAGCACAGTTGtatctaattatttaaatgaggTGTTAAAATCTTTCACACTAGTTTGAAACGTTTTGCTaacaaaattatgaaattacaaaacATCCTATGCACTGAATTTTCAGTGACATTAGCTATGTGTAGACAAGTCGGTTGAACCATGCTGGTGAAATGCTGGCTTTTTTGGAGGGTGAGTGTGTAATCTGaatgtttctctttctttcagaaaGAGCAGTTCTTCAAGGATAATGGCCTGTCTATAGATCTGGTACATGGCTGCAAGGTTGTGCTTAAGGAGAGGCAGGTGGTTCGAGACCTTATGGGAAGATGTGAGAGAATTGCAAAGAAAATGACTAAAGATGTTACCCAGGTCATAGAAGCAGGCATGGGCTCCATCAAGCAACCCCAAATCCTGAACCGCAAGTAAGTATATCTATTCTCCTATTACACTCCTGGGATATCCagttatgctattttttttttacttcttgctTTGACATCTCTTAGTTTCAAACTCCAGCCATATCAGCTGATTGGCTTGAAGTGGCTGATTCTTCTGCACCAGCACAAGCTGAGTGGAATCCTGGCAGATGAAATGGTGAGTCACTGTCATATTGAATCCAAAGGTGTGAAATCCAAGAAGGTTACTCATTCCATTAAAGCACAGGACTATTATCACGGATATTGGTTATAAGTGATTCGATATCTCCACAGGGGCTGGGTAAAACTATTCAGGCTATCTCTTTCCTGGCTCATTTGTATGAAAAAGGAATCAAGGGCCCTCATCTTATTACCGTACCTTCGTCCACACTGGGTAGGAGTCACTTATTTCAGTGAGAGTGTAGCATATAAACTTGTCCCTATAGTGTTGCTCGAGATGATGCGTTTCTCTCTTTGCAGACAACTGGGTTCGTGAGCTGGGTCTTTGGTGTCCCAGTCTTAAAGTTCTTATTTACTATGGTAAGTTAGTTTTCAGGCaaaaagattttaactttttttatttaattttttttcattgtggtCTGAGAATacgtaatattacaaaatattgtcATCCTTTATTTCCTTGCTCGATTCTTTTGTGTTTATACTTATAGGGTCTGTGGAAGACCGCAGATACTTGCGACAAGACATCCTCAGTGGCTTAGTTGAATTCAACATCATAGTATCCACGTAAGTacattgttttaaagtatatattgATTGACTGTGTATTTATgaaagtcacatgtattcagtgGTGTTAACATTTGCCATACTTTTTTTGGTATCTGTATTAGATACAATCTCACAATAGGGAATGACCATGACCGCAGTCTGTTCCGCAAGCTGAGGCTGAAGTATGCTGTGTTTGATGAGGGCCACATGCTGAAAAATATGAACTCTCTACGCTACCGCCACCTCATGGCCATCAATGTCAGTACAAGCAGTCTTCTGTTTCGTAAACCATATTGCAAATATGATTTAAACAAATGCTTTTGCGTTATTTTGGAAAGTTCTTAATGAAGAGAAGGGTAGTAAAGTTGTTCTTATCTATTGTGTCTGTCATCTTCAGGCTGAGCACAGATTGTTGCTGACCGGAACACCTTTACAGAACAATCTGCTGGAGCTCATGTCACTCCTGAATTTCATCATGCCCTCCATGTTCTCCAGCAGTACCTCACAGATCTCCAAAATGTTCTCTACGGTACAGACAGTGCACACATTACTtctaaataaaatactgtatgtgccatcttttaaaaaatgggtctatattttattaaatttaatgatACGGTAATCATTATGTACCTAGACCGAATGCTCACACTTTCTGCCCATCTGCTTGGTTTCAGAGGTCATCAGAGGAAGAAAGCAGTTTTCACAAGGAAAGAATTGCTCAGGCCAAACTTATCATGAAGCCTTTCATTCTGAGACGAGTCAAGAGTGAGGTAGATGCTTTTTTCACTGTGGTTATGAACGCATTGTTACTGAGAAAATCTTGCAGAAATATTAATccatcaaattaaatgtatctaCATTCAGTCCTCTGTAGTGAAAATTTCTATGTCACCAGTCCATATTTTTGCCCACTGGGATTTTGACTTTGCAAATGTTATTCTAGGTGTTAAAAGAGCTTCCACCGAAAGTGGAGAAGGTTGAAATGTGTCCCATGAGTGATGCCCAGCAGAAGCTGTATGACAAACTTTTCAAAAGACTCAAGAAGGCTCCGAATGGAGAGAGTATGTGCtgttaattaaaaatttttattatttggctAACATGTTGTTTAAGAGTATTGCACTCTGCTTATTTTGTTAGCTTAAATTGTATTCAGATTTATCTGACATTAAACAGGGGCTGTCCAGAAAATGTTCCTTCTAAGCTGGAGGATCTAAAAAACAAAGTGGGAATGTTGAAAACGTCTATCCCATAATTCTGATCTCCTCTTTTGTCCTCAGAGCGGGAGCTCTGTAATGTTATGATGCAGCTGAGAAAGATGGCTAATCATCCGTTGCTGCACCGCCAGTACTACACCAGTGACAAATTGGCTGCCATGAGTAAAGCCATGCTTAAGGTGAGGACTGGGAGATTAGTTTTTAAAAGAGGCTTAATAATACAGATTTGACTGGATTTAATGAGTCATGAATTCAGCCCTGGGAACTTGTTTTGTTCCGAAAACAAAAGTGAAAAGTACTCGTCCTGaagttgttccaaaactgtatgaggGTTTCTTTTCCACTGCTGAACGCACATGAATAGTTTTTGAAGAATGTAACCAAATAGTTTGTGATCCCCACTGACCTTACTTCCATTTTCCCCCCCTCacataccatggaagtcaattagagaccagcaactgtttagtttatagtagggatgggcatgattaatcgacgatcgataattgatcgttaagattttcctcgatcatgttaatttgttatcgattaatctaaagcattttttttaatctaatggaGGTTGCGTTGTGTAGTGCGAGTCTTgaagcaattaaatgaatttcactgtgtggcagcaattaaatattttaccaccagggtgcaatatttgacaccctactcggttatctgtgatcttccgttttgatttcaaagaataatcatgaagatgtcacggcgaagtgtggcgtgggaccattttgatttaaaaagcgaactagttaactgcaaacattgcgatgGGGTGTTTTTATGTACAACTCGGCCAcgactcaaatgatgtacctgtGCATCCCGGCAACGTCATTTCCCTCAGAGCAGGTGTTTTCGGTGGCTGGACTGACGGTCACCAGGTTGCGGTCGCGTCTGACACCAGATCATGTCAACATGCTTATACGGTATTTCTCAGCAAAAATTCGTAGACTCGTGCAGAAGTTGTATGCTAGTTATTAAAGTTAGTTATTTTTCATGAGGCTTTAAGTAGCATAATTTGTTACGTTAGCGTAATTGTTAGGAAGGCTAATATCTGGCCTTTTCTTCTGGCTTGGATAgttttgaattacattttgacaaaatctgtcagatctaagtattataatggttttgtttaatgttattgtttaacatgattcttttatcattattattattttggaacaaATGAGGTCTCTGTGGCAGCTGCagagcactgcatatgcacgcgcatatatgttcggtttgcctgaacgtagtttaactgtctgccacaagttgatcttgtaataaaggtctcaccgaggaaaaacacgctgtatttttgtattcattgcattttttttattataaaaaataaataattatattataaaaatattaatgattaatcgatagtcgatcgttaattctcccgacgatcgactaagaaaatttaatcgaatgcccatccctagttTATAGCGTTATaggttattttatataaaaataacttgggatcaacagaagaaagaaactcatgcaaGTTTGTAACAACTTGGAGAGAGTAAATTAAGAGatgaactttcatttttgagaaccactgctgtatTGGATACTGCTGAGCTGACATGTTTCTGCTATGTTAGGAGCCAACACATTTTGATGCCGACCCTGCACTGATCCAGGAGGACATGGAGGTGATGTCTGATTTTGAGCTGCATAATTTATGTAAACAGTACAGCTCCATCAGCAGTTTTCAGCTGGAGAAAGCACTACTCTTAGACTCTGGAAAGTTTGCACTTTTAACCAAAATACTCACCAGGCTCAAAGAAAAGGTTTGTCTGGATGctgttttacagtcattttaaatttagtttgcattttattgttgctgatgtttttaaaacaactttCTTTATCCTCAAGGGTGATAGGGTTGTCCTTTTCAGTCAGTTCACCATGGTGCTGGACATTGTGGAGATTCTGCTCAAACACCTTGACCATCAGTTTGTTCGACTGGATGGTTCTACTCCCATGGCGGAGAGGTGAACATAACTTGCTTTTTTACCTTCTTCAGTACGTCATGTCACTTTGTTTGCACTGCactcaattcagatttttttttctttcttagatTTGATATTTATGACTGACAGTTCTCATTGTCACCTTGCAAGTAATGAAATGCAATTGACCAATCAATTGACCAATTTCAGTATCcactgtttttacatttaaaatatttgcatgtgagcataaatttaaaaataaagagacCACTGTACACACTACACTTATGTGATTTTAATGTCTTAAGTTTTCTGTTCAAGTCTCGAACAACTAAACAGATTTAAGTAGGAAGCTGCCTGTCTGAACAAATCTAATTCAACTCTCTCTGCTTCTCTAGGATTGGTCTCATCGACAAATACAATACAAACCCTGAAATTTTTGTGTTCCTCCTGTCGACTCGGGCTGGGGGGCAGGGAATCAACCTTGCCTCTGCAAACACAGTGATACTGCATGACATTGATTGCAATCCATTCAATGATAAACAAGCAGAGGACCGCTGTCATCGAATGGGGCAAACCAGGCAAGTATAAACTAATGGAATTAGAATTTGAGAATGTCATAAAGAAGAAAAATTGTTTCATGATAATGTATTTGCATCACAGAACCGTGCAGGTGATCAAGCTCATCAGCAGAGATTCGATTGAGGCCTGCATGCTCCGTGTGGGACAGGAGAAGCTGAAACTAGAACAGGACATGACTACTGATGGAGGTGAGTGTCAGCACACACAATCTCTTTCAAACCTACAGGTCACAATTTACAAGATgatcattttataaaactttgtttttctgaaaacttgtatctgaactgtaaaCTACTTTTTACAGTAATTATATGGTACTTGATATGGTTCTATAGACATTATACCATATACATTATTCTTAAAGgtcttaaagtcttaaatttgagctttaaaatcctgcagaaaccctgaccGTACTATATAGTTCATTTTGCTGCAATGTCAGTGAAAAAtggtttatataaaattat
Protein-coding regions in this window:
- the smarcad1a gene encoding SWI/SNF-related matrix-associated actin-dependent regulator of chromatin subfamily A containing DEAD/H box 1A isoform X1, coding for MRLSRSFYYRTQSDRFRFQRDNATERHFKSSDGSSSDKENKPAHQRKTDGRCASGKASRHALEDVSADDKVVRMSKDTTSESENQISKDMEDKIIKLMEIFPQKSKKDLLEVVESTSTLEGAVAHCLMIYGDHDAGRRKGKAGHSEDDDNDQPKKRRKIVHSESEEEEEDSDDEESQEPSRAKQEALLKKLKKKLPDIEKEVLRDVLREHDWDYENALGSLLVFSSTDSSSPDDQRQKSKSHHSREKKDKSSQKPDGSSSLSRWLTTAPSPVPKVSSVSTPKPQKSAVSQSTSKNTSFKWKRDDESPLNDVSASEDEEEIDSDVESISDDLDSEDEDSISGNLQDKIIEFLQEASLDELALISGCSFKKAQKIISLRPFNTWKDVKEQFFKDNGLSIDLVHGCKVVLKERQVVRDLMGRCERIAKKMTKDVTQVIEAGMGSIKQPQILNRNFKLQPYQLIGLKWLILLHQHKLSGILADEMGLGKTIQAISFLAHLYEKGIKGPHLITVPSSTLDNWVRELGLWCPSLKVLIYYGSVEDRRYLRQDILSGLVEFNIIVSTYNLTIGNDHDRSLFRKLRLKYAVFDEGHMLKNMNSLRYRHLMAINAEHRLLLTGTPLQNNLLELMSLLNFIMPSMFSSSTSQISKMFSTRSSEEESSFHKERIAQAKLIMKPFILRRVKSEVLKELPPKVEKVEMCPMSDAQQKLYDKLFKRLKKAPNGEKRELCNVMMQLRKMANHPLLHRQYYTSDKLAAMSKAMLKEPTHFDADPALIQEDMEVMSDFELHNLCKQYSSISSFQLEKALLLDSGKFALLTKILTRLKEKGDRVVLFSQFTMVLDIVEILLKHLDHQFVRLDGSTPMAERIGLIDKYNTNPEIFVFLLSTRAGGQGINLASANTVILHDIDCNPFNDKQAEDRCHRMGQTRTVQVIKLISRDSIEACMLRVGQEKLKLEQDMTTDGEEDGVMTEQMAELLKVSLGL
- the smarcad1a gene encoding SWI/SNF-related matrix-associated actin-dependent regulator of chromatin subfamily A containing DEAD/H box 1A isoform X2; protein product: MSKDTTSESENQISKDMEDKIIKLMEIFPQKSKKDLLEVVESTSTLEGAVAHCLMIYGDHDAGRRKGKAGHSEDDDNDQPKKRRKIVHSESEEEEEDSDDEESQEPSRAKQEALLKKLKKKLPDIEKEVLRDVLREHDWDYENALGSLLVFSSTDSSSPDDQRQKSKSHHSREKKDKSSQKPDGSSSLSRWLTTAPSPVPKVSSVSTPKPQKSAVSQSTSKNTSFKWKRDDESPLNDVSASEDEEEIDSDVESISDDLDSEDEDSISGNLQDKIIEFLQEASLDELALISGCSFKKAQKIISLRPFNTWKDVKEQFFKDNGLSIDLVHGCKVVLKERQVVRDLMGRCERIAKKMTKDVTQVIEAGMGSIKQPQILNRNFKLQPYQLIGLKWLILLHQHKLSGILADEMGLGKTIQAISFLAHLYEKGIKGPHLITVPSSTLDNWVRELGLWCPSLKVLIYYGSVEDRRYLRQDILSGLVEFNIIVSTYNLTIGNDHDRSLFRKLRLKYAVFDEGHMLKNMNSLRYRHLMAINAEHRLLLTGTPLQNNLLELMSLLNFIMPSMFSSSTSQISKMFSTRSSEEESSFHKERIAQAKLIMKPFILRRVKSEVLKELPPKVEKVEMCPMSDAQQKLYDKLFKRLKKAPNGEKRELCNVMMQLRKMANHPLLHRQYYTSDKLAAMSKAMLKEPTHFDADPALIQEDMEVMSDFELHNLCKQYSSISSFQLEKALLLDSGKFALLTKILTRLKEKGDRVVLFSQFTMVLDIVEILLKHLDHQFVRLDGSTPMAERIGLIDKYNTNPEIFVFLLSTRAGGQGINLASANTVILHDIDCNPFNDKQAEDRCHRMGQTRTVQVIKLISRDSIEACMLRVGQEKLKLEQDMTTDGEEDGVMTEQMAELLKVSLGL